From a single bacterium genomic region:
- a CDS encoding S8 family serine peptidase, whose translation MRLRSNKFVMIIGLLLYAVSAYAGYEIYFQSGTIQPDDSDYRLPENMSGHVVVQFREPPRASDRALLRESGIELLAYLPELAFAAKVSRHLTDLELSSLNIRALLPFAPEYKIHPRLTEGDFGPWSEFEGGKRMFNVDIFSDVELSAAAKSIEGQGFLVGDHIDATHSLVVAADPSKVIDLARLDEVLFVNEVSPPLENLNATVRTRLHVNEVQAAPYNLSGDGVTILVYDGGLVDGTHPDFSGRVTAMEDGAVADHPTHVAGTVGGDGTNSGGNQRGMAPQVNIISGEYDECTPFCFYNSPNDLSGDYVFARETYGIELTTNSMGANVSPNAYPCAWFGDYELTSRLLDGMVAHTVDRPLPMFWAAGNERGDPGCNNSSYRCMSIPASAKNIITVGATTSADALASFSSFGPTDDGRIKPEVVATGVNVSSCAPGGGYQSMSGTSMSTPATAGVACLILEQWHLLYPGSPDPLPEALKALLINSANDLGNLGPDFQSGFGLVNALRAIDHLRAGGVLQGNLTSDETFERTFTVPANSPTLEVSLAWTDVPAVGNVTPTLVNDLDVRLFDPNGTEFQPFVLNPSSPGTPAATGDDSVNVCEKVRVASPIAGTWTVRVSGEINMGESQTFALASNIPLVALWCEISGRIFPTSDPTQGLPGEVSIDAEGIRALTDDEGNYAIHVPRNDSYQLHARTFGFIPQTLTVNANSAEVTQNFAVLAAPGNGLINGVVETPNGDPVEAATISYYFPNADISTDISNEQGTFTRTLPGSNDYVLTATLGGLTASQTLSVDAGGVHDVTIVLNDTRRSPVGPDANGYYCYESADTGYAPEFEYTSIAPEAGGPGTLIGPGTGNDWTQTVALPFNARFYGTLTGGLTVSADGWIGFGTVTPGTSPYRNGFIPSTATPNNCVYVFWDDLYPYNPTQGGQIAYYHDTVNDRFIVEYYEVPHFAPDTFKVTAQFVLYSLNARQTTTGDSEFEIHYNRFDYDGPDTDMDATLGIENSTGTEGLMVYFEGGSDPNQYPIAAPYSLRYTTGPILGTGTVTGQITAIPATDLSSATLRIGATAFSPESDGSFSIAGISAGQFRLEFEFAGYENLESEQFTIPVGGTVNVDLTAYRLDPPVNLAGEFDSEAGVIRLNWTPPSWEAGLRDHGAGSLDALSSYTVLIGGRQPVTGIADTFLVYAPPGQGIYRMWVIANYDGGVSDSSNMVQFIVSPAEDLPIPAELYLAQNYPNPFNPTTSIEFGLPGESFVSLNVFDVTGREVRSLVNARMTAGHHRVEFDATGMGSGVYFYRLTTGQTELIRKMMLLR comes from the coding sequence ATGAGACTGCGTTCAAACAAATTTGTCATGATTATCGGCCTGCTGCTTTACGCGGTTTCAGCGTACGCCGGCTATGAAATCTACTTCCAAAGCGGAACAATACAGCCCGACGATTCAGACTATCGCCTGCCTGAAAACATGTCGGGCCATGTTGTTGTCCAATTCCGTGAACCGCCGCGCGCATCGGATCGCGCTCTGCTCAGGGAAAGCGGCATTGAACTTCTTGCCTACCTGCCTGAATTGGCCTTTGCCGCAAAGGTTTCGCGCCATCTTACCGACCTGGAGCTTTCTTCTCTTAACATCCGCGCTCTGCTTCCATTTGCTCCTGAATACAAAATTCACCCGAGACTCACGGAGGGAGATTTCGGGCCTTGGAGCGAATTCGAAGGAGGCAAGCGCATGTTCAACGTGGACATTTTTTCAGATGTAGAGCTTTCTGCCGCCGCCAAATCCATTGAAGGTCAGGGCTTCTTGGTCGGTGACCACATCGACGCGACGCACTCACTCGTCGTGGCGGCCGATCCTTCAAAAGTGATTGACCTTGCACGACTTGACGAAGTTCTGTTTGTAAACGAAGTGTCGCCGCCGCTCGAGAACTTGAATGCGACTGTGCGCACACGCTTGCATGTCAATGAAGTTCAAGCAGCACCCTATAATCTGTCTGGCGACGGTGTGACAATTCTCGTCTACGACGGTGGCCTCGTCGATGGCACTCACCCCGATTTTTCCGGACGCGTAACAGCAATGGAGGATGGTGCCGTTGCCGACCATCCAACGCATGTGGCGGGCACCGTCGGCGGCGATGGAACAAACTCTGGCGGAAACCAGCGCGGGATGGCGCCGCAAGTCAATATTATCAGCGGCGAGTACGATGAATGCACGCCGTTCTGCTTTTACAATAGTCCGAATGACCTCAGCGGCGATTATGTTTTTGCCCGGGAGACATATGGTATCGAGCTGACGACCAACTCAATGGGCGCAAATGTCAGCCCCAATGCCTACCCGTGTGCATGGTTTGGCGACTATGAACTGACCTCGCGATTGTTGGACGGTATGGTGGCGCATACAGTTGACAGACCCTTGCCGATGTTTTGGGCGGCCGGCAACGAACGCGGCGATCCGGGATGCAACAATAGTTCATATCGGTGCATGTCCATACCGGCCTCTGCAAAGAACATCATTACGGTCGGAGCGACGACATCCGCCGATGCACTTGCATCCTTTTCATCGTTCGGGCCTACTGATGACGGACGTATCAAGCCTGAGGTCGTCGCGACCGGTGTGAACGTGTCCTCGTGTGCGCCCGGCGGTGGCTATCAATCCATGTCCGGAACGTCCATGTCGACACCAGCAACGGCGGGAGTCGCTTGCTTGATACTTGAACAATGGCACCTGCTCTACCCGGGCTCGCCCGATCCACTCCCCGAAGCGCTTAAGGCTCTCTTGATTAATTCAGCGAATGACTTGGGTAACCTTGGGCCGGATTTTCAGTCAGGGTTTGGACTCGTGAATGCCCTGCGTGCCATTGACCATCTTCGCGCAGGAGGCGTCCTGCAGGGGAATCTCACTTCTGATGAGACGTTCGAAAGAACATTTACGGTCCCTGCGAACAGTCCGACACTTGAAGTCAGTCTCGCATGGACGGATGTCCCGGCGGTCGGCAACGTCACGCCAACGCTGGTCAATGATCTTGACGTTCGCTTGTTCGACCCGAACGGTACCGAGTTTCAACCTTTTGTATTGAACCCTTCTTCACCCGGCACACCTGCTGCAACAGGCGATGACAGCGTAAACGTTTGCGAAAAAGTTCGTGTCGCGTCGCCAATAGCGGGAACCTGGACGGTACGTGTTTCGGGTGAGATCAACATGGGTGAATCGCAGACTTTTGCATTGGCGTCCAACATTCCACTGGTTGCATTGTGGTGTGAAATCTCCGGCCGGATCTTCCCGACGTCTGATCCGACTCAAGGGCTTCCCGGCGAAGTCAGTATTGATGCGGAAGGAATCCGCGCGCTGACAGATGACGAAGGCAATTATGCAATACACGTTCCTCGCAATGACTCTTATCAGCTGCATGCACGTACCTTCGGCTTCATTCCGCAGACTCTGACGGTAAACGCAAACTCCGCGGAAGTCACGCAGAACTTTGCCGTGCTTGCCGCACCGGGAAATGGATTGATAAACGGAGTTGTGGAAACACCAAACGGCGATCCTGTCGAAGCGGCGACGATTTCCTATTACTTCCCGAATGCTGATATCTCAACTGACATATCTAATGAGCAGGGAACTTTCACTCGTACTTTACCCGGCAGCAATGACTACGTCCTTACAGCGACGCTTGGCGGTCTTACTGCCAGCCAGACACTTTCGGTTGACGCGGGCGGCGTGCACGATGTGACGATAGTGCTGAATGATACCCGGCGCTCTCCGGTCGGACCTGATGCAAACGGATACTACTGTTACGAATCCGCAGATACGGGCTACGCTCCCGAGTTTGAATACACTTCAATAGCACCTGAGGCTGGTGGCCCGGGAACCCTTATTGGCCCCGGAACCGGTAACGATTGGACTCAGACAGTTGCCCTTCCCTTCAACGCCAGATTCTATGGCACACTGACCGGTGGTTTAACGGTTTCTGCCGACGGCTGGATCGGCTTCGGTACGGTCACACCCGGCACATCACCCTACCGCAACGGATTCATTCCCAGCACAGCCACGCCCAATAACTGCGTGTATGTGTTCTGGGACGATCTCTATCCCTACAATCCGACACAGGGCGGTCAAATAGCCTATTACCATGACACGGTGAATGACCGCTTCATCGTCGAGTATTACGAAGTACCTCATTTTGCTCCGGACACCTTCAAAGTCACGGCTCAATTCGTGCTCTATTCTTTGAATGCAAGACAGACGACGACGGGTGACAGCGAGTTTGAAATTCACTACAACCGCTTTGACTATGACGGTCCAGATACCGACATGGATGCCACTCTTGGCATCGAGAATTCGACCGGCACGGAAGGTTTAATGGTGTATTTCGAGGGAGGTTCAGACCCGAATCAGTATCCGATCGCCGCGCCATATTCACTGCGATATACGACTGGGCCAATTCTTGGTACCGGAACAGTGACCGGACAGATAACGGCCATACCGGCGACCGACTTGTCGTCAGCCACTCTGCGAATCGGCGCAACTGCGTTTTCACCTGAATCTGACGGATCATTCTCGATTGCAGGCATATCAGCCGGGCAGTTCCGCCTTGAGTTCGAGTTTGCTGGCTACGAGAATCTGGAGTCCGAGCAATTCACAATTCCGGTAGGCGGCACGGTAAATGTGGACCTGACGGCCTACCGCCTCGATCCCCCGGTAAATCTTGCAGGGGAGTTTGATTCGGAAGCAGGAGTGATTCGTCTGAATTGGACACCGCCGTCATGGGAAGCGGGACTGCGCGACCATGGCGCAGGAAGTCTGGATGCACTTTCAAGTTACACGGTACTCATCGGAGGCCGTCAACCTGTCACAGGAATTGCAGACACATTCTTGGTTTATGCTCCTCCCGGTCAGGGAATTTATCGAATGTGGGTGATTGCCAATTATGACGGAGGAGTATCGGACAGTTCGAACATGGTGCAGTTCATCGTTTCTCCGGCGGAGGACCTGCCGATACCGGCGGAGCTGTATTTGGCGCAAAACTATCCGAATCCGTTCAATCCCACGACTAGTATAGAGTTTGGTTTGCCCGGTGAGTCCTTCGTTTCTCTCAACGTGTTCGACGTCACGGGAAGAGAGGTGCGTTCACTCGTGAATGCCAGGATGACTGCGGGACACCATCGGGTTGAGTTTGATGCCACCGGTATGGGAAGCGGAGTCTACTTCTATCGCTTGACTACCGGTCAAACTGAACTCATTCGCAAAATGATGTTGCTACGTTAA
- a CDS encoding YjbQ family protein: protein MKSHTEYLSFQTAKREEFVLITGQVEAAVKKSGVREGMVLVSAMHITAAVYVNDAEDGLIEDIKEWLRSLAPDKDYRHHRTGEDNGSAHLKNLILHHQVILPVTNGLLDLGPWQQVYYAEFDGQRRKRVVIKVLGE, encoded by the coding sequence ATGAAGTCTCATACCGAGTATTTGTCTTTTCAGACCGCTAAGCGCGAAGAGTTTGTTCTAATCACCGGTCAGGTCGAAGCAGCGGTGAAGAAGTCCGGCGTTCGCGAAGGCATGGTGCTTGTCTCTGCAATGCACATAACTGCCGCCGTGTATGTGAACGATGCTGAGGATGGATTAATAGAAGATATCAAAGAGTGGCTGCGAAGTCTTGCGCCTGACAAGGACTATCGGCATCACCGGACAGGTGAAGACAATGGCAGCGCCCACTTGAAGAATTTGATACTGCATCATCAGGTGATTCTTCCGGTTACAAACGGACTGCTCGACCTTGGGCCGTGGCAGCAAGTATATTATGCAGAGTTTGATGGCCAGCGCCGGAAACGAGTTGTCATCAAAGTATTAGGCGAGTAG
- a CDS encoding succinate dehydrogenase/fumarate reductase iron-sulfur subunit, with translation MSRTVKMRVYRGEKDAGQLHDYNVHIDDGMVVLDVIHRIQATQAPDLACRWNCKAGKCGSCSAEVNGKPSLMCMTRMDTLNTEKPITIEPLKTFPHVRDLVTDVSWNYTVNKKIKPFKPRPKDADGKQRMYQYEVDRVQEFRKCIECYLCQTVCHVLRNHGKHEEFAGPRFMARLASLEMHPLDDEDRIPFTKEIAGVGFCNITKCCTEVCPEHIHITDNAIIPLKERVADRYYDPIQMLFRVLGGK, from the coding sequence ATGTCCCGCACTGTTAAGATGAGAGTTTATCGCGGCGAAAAGGATGCAGGTCAACTCCACGATTACAATGTCCACATTGACGACGGAATGGTCGTGCTCGATGTCATTCATCGTATTCAGGCGACACAAGCGCCGGATCTTGCCTGCCGCTGGAACTGCAAGGCGGGCAAATGCGGTTCATGCAGTGCAGAAGTGAACGGCAAGCCAAGCTTGATGTGCATGACACGAATGGACACGTTGAACACCGAAAAGCCGATAACAATAGAGCCTCTTAAGACTTTTCCGCACGTGCGCGATCTTGTGACCGATGTTTCTTGGAATTACACGGTGAACAAGAAAATTAAGCCGTTCAAACCCCGACCCAAAGACGCCGACGGCAAGCAGCGGATGTATCAGTATGAAGTTGATCGTGTACAGGAATTCAGGAAGTGCATTGAATGCTATCTCTGTCAGACGGTGTGCCACGTTCTGCGCAACCATGGTAAGCATGAAGAGTTCGCAGGTCCGCGATTCATGGCCCGGCTTGCGTCCCTTGAAATGCACCCGTTAGATGACGAAGACCGTATTCCTTTTACAAAGGAAATCGCCGGAGTCGGTTTTTGCAATATCACGAAATGTTGCACGGAAGTCTGTCCCGAGCATATTCACATTACAGACAATGCAATTATTCCATTGAAGGAGCGTGTTGCTGATCGCTACTATGACCCGATTCAGATGCTCTTTCGTGTTCTTGGCGGAAAATGA
- a CDS encoding Rieske 2Fe-2S domain-containing protein yields the protein MAERWFKVCKQTELKDGSARSITILGKPYAVFSVSGELFGLDAACRHMRANLASGSLQGTVVTCFMHQWQYDITNGRCLTQEGYDTISRDVKIEDGYIYISVDWPESI from the coding sequence ATGGCTGAGCGCTGGTTCAAAGTCTGCAAACAGACAGAGCTTAAAGACGGTTCGGCACGCAGCATAACGATACTTGGCAAGCCATACGCCGTGTTTTCGGTCTCCGGTGAGCTCTTCGGACTGGACGCAGCCTGCAGGCATATGCGCGCAAATCTCGCGTCCGGAAGTCTCCAAGGGACAGTTGTAACCTGCTTCATGCATCAATGGCAATACGACATCACAAACGGCAGGTGTTTGACCCAGGAGGGATATGACACGATTTCGCGCGATGTGAAGATAGAGGATGGATACATTTACATCTCAGTAGACTGGCCCGAGAGTATTTAG
- a CDS encoding GNAT family N-acetyltransferase, whose product MKDRIVDLGTIHLRPMQSADLDTFLQLGSRTCGSLHGRPSLSFSELNKRFQSFVKEFAFRPESEIWVASMKEFDYAGHLWLYQTTNRFNGNNELWIWDVTVREECRRAGVGKKLMQFASNRSKELRCSELWLMVAEDNSIARRLYASCGFQPKAQMLAIETGDEE is encoded by the coding sequence ATGAAAGACAGAATTGTTGATTTAGGTACAATCCACCTTCGTCCGATGCAATCAGCGGACCTCGATACGTTTCTTCAACTTGGAAGCAGGACATGTGGTTCCCTACATGGTCGGCCAAGTCTTTCATTTTCAGAACTGAACAAGCGATTTCAGAGCTTTGTTAAAGAGTTCGCATTCAGGCCAGAAAGTGAGATTTGGGTTGCCTCTATGAAAGAATTCGATTATGCCGGCCACTTGTGGCTCTACCAGACAACCAATAGGTTCAATGGAAACAACGAATTATGGATTTGGGATGTGACCGTCCGTGAAGAGTGCAGAAGAGCCGGAGTTGGCAAAAAGTTGATGCAATTCGCCTCCAATCGGTCAAAAGAGCTTCGCTGTTCGGAGCTTTGGTTGATGGTTGCGGAGGATAATTCAATCGCCCGAAGGCTCTATGCCTCTTGCGGTTTTCAGCCTAAGGCCCAAATGCTCGCAATTGAGACAGGTGACGAAGAGTGA
- the glgP gene encoding alpha-glucan family phosphorylase: MRITSISSYRFTPNLPESLSRLTELAYNFYWSWRPEMVELFHRLDPEMWEQCHHNPVRLLMDVPQWKLTRAASSSEFKEHYNHCLHLLDSYLNGESWYQQVHNTQQNGRIVFFSMEYGLAECLTLYSGGLGVLSGDYLKAASDLGLPVVGVGLAYRQGYFQQRLDAHGRQSELYPQNDFDIMPMQPLLDEHGHRLTIQIPFQNRQLTVGAWLVTVGRVPLYVLDTDLPENTPADRSITHTLYGGDRETRIQQEIVLGFGGIELLRKLGIKMSVCHMNEGHSAFVQIARILHAAADQGLSWYEALQLVSAGTLFTTHTPVPAGIDEFSTELMDKYFGQIYDRYGISRDEVLGLGSVRPGAPGQPFNMAICALRTSDYTNGVSRLHADVSRRMWQESWPSLTHEEVPIDFVTNGVHHATWVSPEMSKLYHRHFDYDWYNGPDDKRLWSQVDKIPDNEIWETHNLGKLRLIDFARGRFAQYRQRVSGFIPLADELEEILAPDVLTIGFARRFATYKRATLLLSHPDRLLALLRNDEHPVQFIFAGKAHPQDVMGKDLIAELIRFARDNKVEHRMLFLENYDMHVAEHLVQGVDVWLNNPRRPLEASGTSGMKVLINGGLNFSILDGWWDEAYLPDNGWAIGGALQFGNDSQQDESDARMLFDVLEHQIVPLYYRRDENGIPSAWMQKVKSSIAGLVPRFAARRMVKEYWEDFYSRALERCAMMELDNAAGARELARWKRHVESHWHEVRVLNVETEPAFNLHPGSSVKVRAEVALGGLLPDDVEVQICYGEDQGKGELSLSGYSRLEHSSDGTTHVYTGSWTAPENGVYGFTVRIVPSHPFLGNPLRMGIVRWASTGHH, encoded by the coding sequence ATGAGAATCACTTCGATATCAAGCTACCGATTTACACCGAATCTGCCTGAATCACTGTCCAGATTGACGGAACTTGCGTACAATTTCTACTGGTCATGGCGGCCTGAAATGGTCGAATTGTTTCACCGGCTCGACCCTGAGATGTGGGAGCAATGTCATCATAATCCCGTAAGATTGCTGATGGACGTGCCCCAGTGGAAATTGACGCGTGCAGCCAGTAGTTCCGAATTCAAAGAGCACTATAATCATTGCCTGCACCTCTTGGATTCCTATTTGAACGGCGAATCGTGGTATCAGCAGGTGCACAACACTCAGCAGAATGGCCGGATAGTCTTCTTTTCCATGGAGTATGGTCTTGCCGAATGCCTGACCCTGTATAGCGGCGGTCTGGGAGTATTGAGTGGCGACTACTTGAAAGCTGCGTCAGACTTAGGTCTGCCGGTTGTCGGCGTTGGTCTCGCTTATCGTCAAGGCTATTTTCAGCAGCGATTGGATGCACATGGCCGCCAAAGCGAACTCTACCCGCAGAATGACTTTGACATCATGCCGATGCAACCGTTACTCGATGAGCACGGTCACCGTCTTACCATTCAGATTCCCTTTCAGAATCGACAGCTCACCGTCGGCGCATGGCTCGTGACGGTTGGTCGAGTGCCCCTTTATGTGCTGGATACCGACCTGCCTGAGAACACACCCGCCGACAGGTCGATTACACATACACTTTATGGCGGCGACCGGGAAACTCGAATCCAGCAGGAGATTGTCCTCGGATTTGGCGGTATCGAATTGCTTCGCAAGCTGGGCATCAAAATGTCCGTTTGCCACATGAATGAAGGGCATTCTGCATTTGTTCAAATTGCACGCATCCTGCATGCGGCCGCCGATCAGGGACTGTCGTGGTACGAAGCCCTGCAGCTTGTGTCGGCCGGAACTCTATTCACGACGCACACTCCAGTGCCTGCGGGAATAGATGAATTCTCAACCGAGCTCATGGATAAGTACTTTGGACAGATCTATGACCGCTATGGAATTAGTCGAGATGAAGTGCTCGGACTGGGAAGCGTCCGGCCCGGCGCACCCGGTCAACCATTCAACATGGCGATATGTGCGTTGAGGACTTCGGACTATACGAATGGCGTGAGCCGGCTGCATGCCGATGTTTCAAGGAGAATGTGGCAGGAGAGCTGGCCGAGTCTTACTCATGAAGAAGTGCCGATTGACTTCGTCACCAATGGCGTTCATCACGCGACATGGGTGTCACCCGAAATGTCTAAGCTGTATCATCGTCATTTCGACTATGATTGGTACAACGGCCCCGACGACAAACGGCTGTGGTCTCAAGTTGACAAGATTCCCGACAACGAAATCTGGGAGACCCACAATCTTGGAAAACTCCGTCTGATAGACTTTGCTCGCGGGAGATTTGCCCAGTATCGTCAGCGAGTGAGCGGCTTCATTCCGCTTGCAGACGAACTTGAAGAGATTCTCGCACCGGACGTCTTGACAATCGGCTTTGCCCGTCGCTTTGCCACCTACAAACGGGCAACACTTTTGCTTTCACATCCCGATCGATTACTGGCTCTGTTGCGCAATGATGAGCATCCGGTGCAGTTCATCTTCGCTGGAAAGGCTCACCCGCAGGACGTCATGGGCAAGGACCTGATTGCAGAGCTTATCCGGTTCGCGCGCGACAACAAGGTTGAGCACCGGATGTTGTTTCTCGAAAACTACGACATGCATGTGGCCGAGCACTTGGTCCAGGGTGTCGACGTGTGGTTAAACAACCCGCGCCGCCCTCTTGAAGCCAGTGGTACCAGTGGGATGAAAGTCTTGATAAACGGTGGACTGAATTTCTCGATTCTGGACGGATGGTGGGATGAGGCATACCTGCCGGACAATGGCTGGGCAATAGGGGGGGCGTTGCAGTTCGGGAACGACTCACAGCAGGACGAAAGCGATGCGCGCATGCTGTTTGATGTGCTTGAGCACCAGATCGTTCCACTCTATTATCGACGCGACGAAAATGGAATTCCATCGGCTTGGATGCAAAAAGTCAAGTCTTCCATAGCAGGACTTGTTCCGCGTTTTGCCGCCCGTCGCATGGTCAAAGAGTACTGGGAGGATTTCTATTCACGGGCGCTTGAACGTTGTGCAATGATGGAATTGGACAATGCCGCCGGTGCCCGCGAACTCGCCAGATGGAAGAGGCACGTCGAAAGTCATTGGCACGAGGTTAGAGTGCTAAACGTCGAAACCGAGCCAGCTTTCAACTTGCATCCCGGAAGTTCAGTGAAAGTCAGAGCGGAGGTCGCACTGGGTGGGCTGCTTCCTGACGATGTCGAAGTTCAGATTTGTTATGGTGAGGACCAGGGCAAAGGCGAACTATCTCTGTCCGGCTACTCCCGACTGGAGCACTCTTCTGATGGAACTACTCACGTGTACACTGGAAGTTGGACGGCACCGGAAAACGGAGTCTATGGGTTTACAGTGAGAATTGTCCCGAGCCATCCGTTTTTGGGTAATCCGCTACGCATGGGAATCGTACGATGGGCTTCAACTGGGCACCACTGA
- the ypdA gene encoding YpdA family putative bacillithiol disulfide reductase — protein MSALRRDWPLVIVGSGPAGISVALAAKRRGIDALIVEKGSLCNTIFDFPERMQFFSTSELLEFSGIPLVSLGSKPTKREVLDYFTRLVLVNKLPFVTHTRVADMRSDGVQKIVVSSRGEFRAHAVVLATGSYDHPNMLGIEGEELPHVSHYFHAAHPCIGLQTVVVGGKNSAAEAALELYRSGARVTIIHRRDAMSSSIKYWIKPDLENRIRDGGIKLHLSTVLRRIEHNSVTVENEGGRFQVPADAVFLLTGYNPDYAWLRGQGIEFEGQAELPVHNPATLESNVEGIYLAGVLLAGRETSRVFIENSRFHGDMIINDFANKFLNG, from the coding sequence ATGTCGGCACTGCGGCGGGATTGGCCGCTTGTCATTGTCGGAAGCGGACCTGCGGGCATTTCAGTCGCGCTGGCGGCGAAGCGTCGTGGCATTGACGCGCTCATCGTCGAAAAGGGGAGTTTGTGCAACACCATTTTTGATTTCCCTGAACGAATGCAGTTCTTTTCAACTTCGGAACTCCTCGAATTCAGCGGAATTCCGCTGGTTTCACTTGGCAGCAAGCCGACCAAGCGCGAGGTACTTGACTATTTCACGCGACTTGTCTTGGTAAACAAATTGCCGTTCGTAACTCATACCCGAGTTGCAGACATGCGAAGTGACGGGGTGCAGAAGATTGTCGTAAGTTCGCGCGGTGAATTCCGAGCCCATGCGGTGGTACTTGCAACTGGATCCTACGATCATCCGAACATGCTTGGAATCGAAGGTGAGGAGCTGCCGCACGTGTCTCACTACTTTCATGCTGCTCACCCTTGCATTGGTCTGCAAACTGTTGTGGTCGGAGGCAAGAACTCGGCTGCCGAGGCCGCATTGGAGCTGTATCGAAGCGGAGCACGAGTTACGATTATACATCGCCGGGACGCAATGTCCTCGTCAATCAAGTACTGGATTAAGCCGGACTTGGAAAACCGTATTCGCGACGGGGGGATCAAGCTGCATCTTTCCACGGTCTTGCGCAGGATCGAACACAATAGCGTAACGGTGGAGAATGAAGGCGGAAGATTCCAAGTTCCGGCGGACGCGGTCTTTTTACTGACAGGTTACAATCCTGACTATGCGTGGCTGCGAGGGCAGGGAATCGAGTTTGAGGGTCAAGCCGAACTCCCTGTGCATAATCCGGCAACGCTCGAGTCCAACGTTGAGGGTATCTATTTGGCCGGCGTGCTGCTGGCAGGTCGGGAAACTTCGCGCGTGTTCATAGAGAACAGCAGATTTCATGGTGACATGATCATCAATGACTTTGCCAATAAATTCTTGAATGGCTGA